The following are encoded in a window of Dictyostelium discoideum AX4 chromosome 6 chromosome, whole genome shotgun sequence genomic DNA:
- a CDS encoding dCTP deaminase: MSVLSRDEILKSLASGDIKITPGYEEKSIGAASIDLTLSNEFRVFKKRDNSDTIIVSESINYQDFSELSVLKEGERFILEPGHMCLGITEETIELSPKLCGLLEGRSRFARMGLFVHISAGFMNPGIKNRQVLEIFNASSNRLELVPGTKICQFVFMELKGTAVYHGRFENNKL, from the exons atgagTGTATTATCTAGAGACGAAATTCTTAAATCATTAGCATCAGG tgatattaaaattacaccAGGATATGAAGAGAAATCAATTGGTGCagcatcaattgatttaacatTAAGTAATGAATTTAGAGTGTTTAAAAAGAGAGATAATAGTGATACCATTATAGTTtcagaatcaattaattacCAAGATTTTTCAGAATTATCAGTATTAAAAGAGGGTGAAAGATTTATTTTAGAACCCGGTCATATGTGTTTAGGTATTACTGAAGAAACTATCGAATTATCACCAAAGCTTTGTGGTCTTTTAGAAGGTAGAAGTAGATTCGCTCGTATGGGTTTATTCGTACATATTTCTGCAGGTTTCATGAATCCtggtattaaaaatagacaagttttagaaatttttaatGCTTCAAGT AATAGATTAGAATTAGTTCCAGGTACTAAGATTTGCCAATTTGTGTTTATGGAATTAAAAGGAACTGCTGTTTATCATGGtagatttgaaaataataaattataa